The nucleotide window AATACTCAATATTCCCATCTCTGCTCATCTCAACCCAGCCTCTGATTTTTACagcttggggtggggtggggtggggtggagtgtaATGGGGTGAGGAGGCACACAGAGGAGACCTGTTCCCACCCAGAAGAAAACTATCCCAATCCATTCTGCCAATGTCTCAAGTGTCTGCTTTTATGTATCAGGTGTCCATTGTAAATTGACCATCATAGCCCGGGGAGAACCTGTAACCTCTTTGGACTAGACTCTGGAGGGAAGCATACAGAAAGCTTCATGTCTGTTGATACAAAGACTACTGCTTTTGTTattgtatattaatgacttgcatTTGGATATTGTTagaaaatgtagaggaggcttgaaccaaaaagcagagcagcagaggtgATTCAATGGTTAattgataactttaataataatagactgcaaaataacaagcaatGAGGGGCCACATGAAAGAATAGAAACTAAATGTAAACAGGCAACAATCTAAACTTTAGGCAAGGAGAGTAAAAACTAGGAGGAAGTGGTTTGATGAGAAAACAAGGATGAGAACTGGGGTTGAATAGACTATGGGTAATAAATCTGGAATGAGTTGTGAGTCccattagctgggtggagacaggCTGGTGTCAGTGGGAGCAGGGTCTGACAGGAATGGTGAGGTAAAATGTCCAAATGTATGGTTAGCACAAGACTTGGAGGAGTAATGAGCTGTTTTGAGGATGGAAATATACTAGTGAATCGGGTGGATAGTtagcaaatgaaatttaatgcgGAGGAATGTGGATATACTTAATGGGAAGAACAAAAAGAAGCAATATAAACTTGAGGGCACAAGTCCAGAAGGGGGATAAGAAGAGTGAAATTTGAAACTAATTCAAAGCAGTGGATATCCAAGTTGacaaaatagtttttaaaaagaaAGCATATCAGGATTATAGATATAAATAGAGAATTCGAGATAAGGACATCAAACATTGACTTAGTGCCAGTTTAAAACAGATACAATAATTTTGGAGACAATGCAGAAGTTGTTTATCAGAATAATTCCAAAGATGTGGGACTTTGTGTAAATAGATGGAGTGGAGAAGTTGGGATTACTCTCATTGAAAAAAAGGAAACTGAGAACGGGAGATAGGTATCAAAATTCATGAGCAAAATCAAGGGTATTGTCAGAATTGATAAGAAATTCCTGTCAGCAGAGACTTCAAGAATGGCATGAATAGTTGGGGGAGGAAAGCATATGGGTAAAGAACCAAAAGTGCTTGAGGTTTTTTTAAACATGGTGAGTGGTTCaggtatggaatgcactgccaactgATTGAATTGCAGTTTTCTAAAGAGAGCAGGATAAAGAaagcagggattggtccctccacgactccctgatccacacgtccctccccacggatctctcatccggcacttatccctgtaagcttaagtgctacacctgtccctacacctcctctcttgctaccattcagggccccaaacagtccttccaggtgaggcaacacttcacttgtgagtctgttggggtcatctattgcatccggtgctcccagtgcggcctcctctacatctgtGAAACCTgatacagattgggggaccgcttcgtcgagcacctctgctccatcctccATAACAGGCAGAATCTCCCAGTAGCTacccacttcagctctgcttcccattcccattcagatatgtccataaacggcctcctctactgctatgatgaggctaaactcaggttgtagaagcaacaccttatataccatcgaggtagtctccagccccttggtataaaaatagaattctccaacttccagtaattccctccccctcccttcccctatccctatttcactccgcccctcccccagctgcctatcacctccctcatggttccgcctccttctactacccattgtgttttcccctattctttcttcacctttcctgcctatcacctccctgcctcccttcccccacccctttatctttccccttactggtttttcacctggaacctaccagccttctccttcccaccctccccccaccttctttatagggcctctgccccttccctcctcagtcctgacgaagggttccggcccgaaacgttgactgatcatttccacggatgctgcctgccctactgagttcctccagcgtgttgtgagtgttgccaggATAAGTATCTGAAAGGAAAGAACTTGCAGATTTTTAGAAGGCAGCAGCTGAATTGCTTTTGCATAGTTCGATTTGAAGACAATTGTCTCCATCCTTGCTATAATCGTACATGATTTTGATGTTTGTAAGTCTCCAGCTGCTTCAACTTAACAAAAAATTACATTATTATATTTTGCACTTTTtttatttgttagtttttttcaggggtgtacaaggtacccaggacatcttagggagtggtgtctcagaaaggcagcgtccattactaaggacctccagcacccaggacgtgcccttttctcactgttaccatcaggtaggagatacagaagcctgaaggcacacactcagcgattcaggaacagcttcttcccttctgccatccgattcctaaatggacattgaagctttggacgccTCCTCACTTCTTTAaaaagtatacagtatttctgtttttagacttttaaaaaaatctattcaatttacataattgatttacttgtttatttattattattttttttttctctgctacatgaactgctgctgctaagttaacaaatttcacgtcacatgctggtgataataaacctgattctgatattgtttgTGCCTTAAATGTTCTGTTCCCAATTACTCCTGAAGAAATGGTGAACCACCTTCCCAAACCATTGCAGTATAGTGAGGAGCTCCAGGTGATAATGAACTCACCCATGTTAATGCCATTGAAAGGTGATCAGATTCTCTCATGTCAAAAAACAGAAGTGGCACAAATATTAGTTGTCACCTCTGATAGCATCGCCAAATGTGTGAAAGTGGGGACTGCTTCACTTTCCAGTGTTAAGTGTTTCACATCCAAAGTTTGTGCATTCAATGTGGAAAAAGAAGAATTTCTTCTCTGAGGGCTATGGAATCTTTTAAGTTCTCTATCTGAGAGTCAGGTTGCTAGATATCATAaaatagagagtggtgggtctaCAGAACAAGCTGTGAGAGAAAGCTGCACGGCTATGAACTGTTATAACACTTAATAGATATTTAGACTGGTACATGATaatgaaaggtttagagcaggggttcccaacctcttttatgctgtggaccataccattaagcaaggggtctgtggattcCAGGTGGAGAACCCCTGCTTTGGAGGAATATGGGGCAAACATAAGACAAATAGTTGAAAAGTTGGTCAGTGCAGTATAGGGCTGAAGGGGTCTTCTTCTCAACAAACAATAGAAGTTGTAGGTTACAGAAAGCAAAGCTGACATGAATCAAAAATCAGATCAGGGATAATCTGTGTGAATGggagaaaatgctgcaggagttGACTGCCTCAATTCCTTTTATCTTCTTATTCCTTGACTGGTTCACTCTTCAGAACATGGCCATCTGGTTATTGATGGTGTTAACTGCTCAATTCTGATACTTCTTTTTCGTGTTATATATGGCAAAGTAACCTTCTCGTTGTCACCTATCATTAAGTCATGGTAGGTAACAACGAGAAGGCTTCCTTGCTTTATATAACCCGCTGCTAAAATACTTCAGAGGATCTAGAGAAAATACTGGATGGATTATGATTCTATCTGCTGGGGCTTCTTTAATAAAACAAGAGATTAGATGGTACATCTGAGAATATTGTCTGTAATATTTGATTTTGTAAGTACAATTGTCATTTTGCATCTCGATAACCTTATGCCAATGCTTCCCTGATTTAGACAGTTATTCCTAAAAGTTTGTAAGTAAGCTTGGCAAGATCATCGGGTTGGTTGTGATTTCATTCCATCAGGATTCATAAAATCACATTTTATtgtttggattttatttttgaaagcagTAGTTTTGTGGTTAACAATGCTGACAGAGCATTCATCCCACCTCTCATTATAGACTATTTTACTAAATTTAAAATTCCACAATTGCCATGGGaagaattttatttattgttcTGGACTTAACTGTGTAATTGTGCACTATCAATGAACCCTATACTCTAAAGACTCTTGTTATTGTACATAATTACGACACAGATATTGTGGAACAAGGAAGAAAtaccaaataccatctataaatttgctgccgATACAACTAtttgtagaatctcaggtggtgacaagagggtgtacaggagtgagatatcaactagtggagtggtgcagcATCAAAAAcatggcactcaatgtcagtaagacaaaagagctgattgtggacttcaggaagggcaagacgaaggaacacataccaatcctcatagagggatcggaagtggagagtgaacagtttcaagttcctgggtgtcaagatctcttgaggatctaacctggtttcaacatatcaatgtagttataaagaaggcaagacagtgactatacttcattaggagtttacaGGGATTTGGCATCTCAACaactacactcaaaaacttctatagatgtactgtggagcacattctgacaggctgcatcaatgcctggtatggggggggggggggctactgcacaggaccgaaagaagctgcattggattgtaaatctagtcagctccatcttacgtacttgcctacaaagtacccaagacatcttcagagagcggtgtctcagaaaggcagtgtccattattaaggacttccagcacccagggcatgcccttttcccattgttaccatcaggtaggaggtacagaagcttgaatgcacacactcagcaattcaggaacagcttcttcccctctgccatccaattccttagtggacattgaacccttggacactacctccatttaaaaaaaaaatacagtatttctgttttttgcacatttttaatctattcaatatatatatactgcaatttatttatttcttctatattgtgtattgcatcgaactgctgctgctaagttaacaaatttcacgtcacataccggtgataataaacctgattttgggcTGAGAATAGAAAATGCAACTGCAGTCATGAGCACGAGTCAAATCTTGACATCAAAAATTGCATTTTGTCTTAAGTGGCAGTAATTTCATCCAAAGACGAGGTAATTTCCAGTTAATAATGCAAAAATGCAGAGAAGGAGACTTAAAGTGTTCTTACAGTTTGATTTTATGAGATTGACCAGTTTGACATCAAATTAAAATGTTACATTATCCAACATCAAAGTTTCATAAAATTGCACAATATCTAAATTAGCAATACAATTTGAACTCTGTAAATTTGCATGACTACAAAGGTAAAAAGTTTGTTCAAAATTTAACCCTTCCACCACCAGTCTCAAGGTCATAAACACCAGTATCTCATTGTTACCCAGCTCATATTGGAACTCCCATCGAAAGAATAAATAATTGTTTTTCAGAGCAGTCTACAAAAATTTTCAATGCTCAGCAAAATGTTCAATAGTCTCCCAGAACACTGGCTTCCCTGATATACAATAATTAATGCATTTCCATCTAACCCCATAATTGAAGGAAACTTTACATTGAGAGTAATCATAAAATATTTTCCAACCAATTTGTTAGACAATTCATTTTTAAACTGATTAAGAATGAAGGCACATCTTCATTAAGAAACGATGAGGTTTTACAAAACTCAGAACCCATGAAATAGCAACAGAAGTATCTTAATTTCTTTTTCAGTTTTCATACTTCACACTCTGGGATGCCTTTGCAGTGGAAGCAAGAAGGAACTTAATCATTAATAGAATCTGCAGGTGGCATGAACACTAATGCATCACTAAAAGTATGGCCAAATGGTCGTAGCCTGTAAACCCCATACATCATAACATGCACATGGTTCGGAGAACTTCCATGAAAAGTAATGGCTAGATCAGAGCAACATCCTTCCACAACTTCATTTTGATTGTTAGACATTGCCTCCTCAATGAGGGTGTTCACATTTTTTGAGTTGAACAGTTCTTTTCCTTCATTATCTTCTGCATTTTCAGCAAATACTCCCGTGTATTTCAAACATACTGCAAGTTCCTTTTCTTCtgacatcttccacagtaaagtCCCCTTCTCAGGGCATTTCACCGAATCACTCATAACCCCATACAGCCTTTCTAATGCTTCTACGCTTAGGACCACACCGGAAGAAGTTTCTACATATTCCAAATTACCCGATTTGACTGTATGGCCAATGTAGAAAGGCTCTCTTGGATCTTTATTTAACAAAAAGAATTTAAGATTTTCAATAATTGCAAATGAAGTTGCATGCACCAAAAAGAACCAGCTATAGTCATCCTTATAGTTTTCATAAGCATGCTTGAAAGCTTTTCTCGTCCCGATCCATTGGTCTTCCGTTCCGAGGGGGACTGACGGAAAGGGTTTTATGGTTTCAGAACTGTAAAAGACAGCTCTGTCGCAATGCTTGCTCCACGTTTCCACTACAGAGGCCCAATAACCAATTTCTTTCGTTTTAACCATGATCAAACACAAAACCCGGATACTTTGGCTGAGCTCCATTCGCTTCGCCTCTGAAAGTTTCAACAGTTCGTCCTTGTTGGGGACTTTGAGGTGGTGATGTTCATGATTTTGGGATCCCATTTGGCCTCCCATTTTAGAGTTGTCAAGGAGAGTGAAAAACAAACAGAACATTCCGCCCAAAATTATACCCTTCAGgaaggaagtgctctctgtaatCATCTTTGGATCTGGCGACGAGGAAGAGAAGGTCGGTCGAAAAGGAGTGTTCTTCCAGCAATCACCTCTGGTTTGGGGATGACAAAATAAAGTTGTGCATCAGATCAGCTCTTTGAAAAGCAGCGCTGAGGCAGAGTAGAGGCAACGACATTTCGGCCGAGCCCCGAGAAAAGGCAACACATAGTGTCCGTCACCAGGGTAACACACCTCAGCAGTAGCTCCCGGCCCGACCGTCTCCCGCACCCACACCAGCTGCCATCTGCGCCCACCCGCTCACCTGCAACCGTTAACCATAAGCACCACTCCCGCTGGGAACTCGCCCGAAGTCGCCAAACGGCGAAGCGGCTACTTCCAAGTCATCCGGAAGTTCGAATCCGCCAGGATGAAACACGGCCGCCCGTGGCGACCATACTTTATATTGGCAGGAATGAAACGAGCGGAAGTCTGAGGGGGTAACTAAACAGAGAGCGAGTTCATCACAGGTAGGAGAGCATTTTTCCTTGCGGCGTGTAGGAAATTTGATGATGTTTATCAAGGGCCATTTGTTTAGCATAAGTTTTTAAAAGCATTATTGGCTCTTACCTAATGGCAACAGCCATCTTCTCCGTGATGAATCACCACACCCCAATCACAGAACTAAACCGGCAACGGTGGCTCACTTCACCAGGTCACTTCCCTGCCGAAGCTGTGAATTTACCCTTATTGTTTCTATTATATCTGTTATTCCATGCTGCTGTAATCGTATCATCTTCCCTGCTCTTCACACATGATAATTTCTATGCTGCTACCTTTTATTCATTCTGTGGTTCGATTTCCCCTTCTCTTCATGTTTGGAAATAGTGTGTATGTACAAGTTTGGTCACTATTGTACTTGGATACTGTGGACAAAATGTTATTAACATGCGTAATAATTATGGTTTCTTTTACATGAATATAATTTCATCATTGATATTTTGATAAAGAATCGACATCTGCAAAATTAACAAGTTAATCCCTAttcagacaccagcagaatgtcAAGATAATACAGTCTAAATGAACCAGAAAACATATTTCTTATATACACAAACAAATGTAGATCTACGAAGAATAAAAGAATGTTCCTTGGAAATCCAATCCAAAACTACAGCATGTGCATTTTCTCCTCCAATTTAATTAATTGACTTCTGTGTTTATTATTAAATCCAATTCCTTCACCCTTTCAAACAATGCATGGATATATTAAACCGCAATGCTTGTAGCATATTAGattttgtaaaacattgaatgtCATGTCAATGACAACGATCTTGTAGCATACGAATATCTGTCTGGATTTGGGCTTATTGTTTATATGTAAACTTTAATGTACTTTGAAAGCCCAATGGAATGTTGTGTGTCAATGAGATATGGGTAATGATTAAAATGTTTAATTGATTTCTGAGAACTGTGTTAATAGACACACAATGTGTTTAGAAACAAAAACAGGCTGTGTAAATAGCATGAAAAAAAGGTCTGACTTTGTCTGGTGATTACTATGCATTTCTGAAGCTTATGGATATATtgggctttttttttaatgttctttgAACTTCAACCAGGACGGGGATCACCATCGGTGCCTGAGATCCAGGGGTGATTTTACAAGTCAAAAATTGGAGTTCCCATTACAGTAACAATCAAGTAGTGACTAAGAATCATGAGTCCAGAAATCTTTGTGACTTGCTTAtgtagtattttgtgtggtttaaTTGTGCTTTCTaagttccgctaatgccccacctccccctcgtatcccacccgttatttatttttatacacacattctttctctcactctccttttactccctctgtccctctgactataccccttgcccatcctctgggttccccccaccttgtctttctccctggacctcctgtcccatgatcctctcatatcccctttgccaatcacctgtccagctcttggctccatccctccccctcctgtcttctcc belongs to Mobula hypostoma chromosome 10, sMobHyp1.1, whole genome shotgun sequence and includes:
- the c1galt1c1 gene encoding C1GALT1-specific chaperone 1, translating into MVNGCRGDCWKNTPFRPTFSSSSPDPKMITESTSFLKGIILGGMFCLFFTLLDNSKMGGQMGSQNHEHHHLKVPNKDELLKLSEAKRMELSQSIRVLCLIMVKTKEIGYWASVVETWSKHCDRAVFYSSETIKPFPSVPLGTEDQWIGTRKAFKHAYENYKDDYSWFFLVHATSFAIIENLKFFLLNKDPREPFYIGHTVKSGNLEYVETSSGVVLSVEALERLYGVMSDSVKCPEKGTLLWKMSEEKELAVCLKYTGVFAENAEDNEGKELFNSKNVNTLIEEAMSNNQNEVVEGCCSDLAITFHGSSPNHVHVMMYGVYRLRPFGHTFSDALVFMPPADSIND